In the genome of Populus trichocarpa isolate Nisqually-1 chromosome 6, P.trichocarpa_v4.1, whole genome shotgun sequence, one region contains:
- the LOC7454919 gene encoding dof zinc finger protein DOF5.1 — translation MDFSSIPAYLDPANWQQQPNHQTGVSSSTATQHLPPPPPPPPQPHGSGGAGSIRPGSMADRARMANIPLPEPALKCPRCESTNTKFCYFNNYSLTQPRHFCKTCRRYWTRGGALRSVPVGGGCRRNKRSKESSSKSPISGYRQTGSCSSSTVSSNSGTSDTFGLGPQVPPMRFMAPLHHHTEFASGNIGLNYGALSKTLVGGASDLNFQMGSALASAGLGGNGGAGGSLLSMGGFDQWRMQQGQQLPFLGGLDSSASGLYPFEGGAEPSGYGGGADHIRPKISSSTATPLASVKMEDNQELNMSRQFLGIPGNDQYPEWYFMDRSF, via the exons ATGGATTTTTCTTCCATCCCAGCATATCTTGATCCAGCCAACTGGCAACAA CAACCGAATCACCAAACTGGAGTAAGTAGCAGTACGGCTACCCAGCATCTTCCACCTccaccacccccacccccacaaCCTCATGGAAGTGGAGGTGCAGGATCCATCCGTCCCGGTTCTATGGCAGATCGAGCACGGATGGCAAACATACCTCTGCCGGAGCCAGCATTAAAATGTCCAAGATGTGAATCAACCAACACCAAGTTTTGCTACTTCAATAACTACAGTCTCACCCAGCCTCGCCACTTTTGCAAAACCTGTAGAAGGTACTGGACTAGAGGAGGTGCCTTAAGGAGTGTCCCTGTTGGAGGAGGCTGCAGGAGGAACAAGAGAAGCAAGGAAAGCAGCTCAAAATCTCCAATAAGTGGTTACCGTCAAACCGGTTCCTGTTCCTCGAGCACCGTCTCTTCTAACAGCGGGACCAGTGATACATTTGGTCTTGGACCACAGGTTCCGCCCATGCGGTTCATGGCTCCACTTCACCATCATACTGAATTTGCTTCTGGTAATATTGGGTTAAATTATGGTGCGCTTTCAAAAACTCTTGTTGGAGGAGCAAGTGACCTGAATTTTCAAATGGGTAGTGCTTTAGCTAGTGCTGGTCTTGGTGGTAATGGTGGTGCTGGAGGTTCTCTTTTGTCAATGGGCGGTTTTGACCAGTGGAGGATGCAGCAAGGACAACAATTACCCTTTTTGGGAGGATTGGATTCTTCTGCTTCTGGGTTATACCCATTTGAAGGTGGTGCTGAACCATCTGGTTATGGTGGTGGAGCTGATCATATAAGGCCAAAGATATCAAGTTCTACAGCTACTCCGTTAGCTTCTGTGAAAATGGAAGACAATCAGGAGTTGAATATGTCAAGGCAGTTCTTGGGAATTCCAGGGAATGATCAGTACCCGGAGTGGTACTTCATGGACAGATCTTTCTAG